The following proteins are encoded in a genomic region of Lactiplantibacillus plantarum:
- the trpC gene encoding indole-3-glycerol phosphate synthase TrpC has protein sequence MILDQLVQASQQRVQKVPVRERVKRIQQARKMTTPVLSFEAMLAQPGLQLIGEVKRASPSKGLIAAEFDYLQIAQDYVAAGIDAISVLTEPRYFKGQLSYLQAIAQTVSVPTLRKDFIVAASQIASARIAGASAVLLIVAILTPVQLQAFITLAHELNLSALVEVHTTAEIKQAVAAGARIIGINNRNLKDFSVNFATSRQLRQAVPAECYVIAESGIQTSTQVQTLAAADFDAILVGETLMRAPDKQQAVRQLRAGVRG, from the coding sequence ATGATTTTAGATCAACTCGTCCAGGCGAGTCAGCAACGGGTTCAGAAGGTACCAGTTAGGGAGCGTGTGAAGCGCATTCAACAAGCTCGAAAAATGACCACCCCCGTTTTATCATTTGAAGCAATGCTGGCCCAGCCGGGCTTACAGCTTATTGGTGAAGTTAAGCGGGCGTCACCTTCTAAGGGGCTGATTGCGGCTGAGTTTGACTATTTACAGATTGCGCAAGACTATGTTGCTGCTGGGATCGATGCCATCTCAGTGTTGACCGAACCCCGGTATTTTAAAGGACAGTTGTCTTACTTACAAGCCATTGCGCAAACGGTCTCGGTACCCACATTACGTAAAGATTTTATTGTAGCTGCTAGTCAGATTGCGAGTGCTCGTATTGCTGGTGCTAGTGCGGTTTTATTGATTGTTGCTATTTTAACACCGGTTCAACTGCAGGCTTTCATTACGTTGGCTCATGAGCTGAATTTAAGTGCGCTAGTTGAAGTCCATACAACGGCTGAGATTAAGCAAGCGGTGGCGGCTGGGGCCCGGATTATTGGCATTAATAATCGGAATTTGAAAGATTTCAGTGTCAATTTTGCAACGAGTCGCCAGTTGCGGCAAGCGGTTCCGGCTGAGTGTTATGTGATTGCCGAGTCTGGCATTCAAACGTCGACGCAAGTACAAACGTTGGCGGCCGCCGACTTTGACGCTATTTTAGTCGGCGAAACGTTGATGCGTGCGCCAGATAAGCAGCAAGCTGTCAGACAACTGCGGGCGGGGGTGCGTGGATGA
- a CDS encoding phosphoribosylanthranilate isomerase produces the protein MTQIKICGLMQPADVVMVNQALPDAIGMVFAPGRRRRITMATARQLSQQLDPRIRRVGVFTTNQLSEILALVQQHIIQVVQLHATVDDPRIASLMAAHVPVIQAMTPANATQCQADYLLLDNARPGSGQVLDWNQLQSQRPVRPFILAGGLTPTNIVTAINKVCPAMVDVASGVETAGNKDREKINLMVQRAHQTGVSTPLLTEIRRN, from the coding sequence ATGACACAAATTAAAATTTGCGGTTTGATGCAACCAGCGGATGTCGTGATGGTTAATCAAGCGCTCCCAGACGCAATTGGGATGGTATTTGCCCCCGGTCGACGACGACGGATTACGATGGCGACCGCGCGCCAACTGTCACAGCAATTAGATCCGCGTATCCGGCGTGTTGGCGTGTTTACAACTAATCAATTATCGGAAATTTTAGCTCTCGTGCAACAGCACATTATTCAGGTGGTCCAGCTACACGCTACCGTCGATGATCCTCGGATTGCGTCCTTAATGGCCGCCCATGTGCCGGTGATTCAAGCGATGACGCCAGCGAATGCTACGCAATGTCAAGCGGATTACTTATTATTGGATAATGCCCGTCCAGGTAGTGGACAGGTGTTGGATTGGAATCAATTACAATCACAGCGTCCCGTCCGGCCGTTTATCTTGGCTGGTGGTTTAACACCGACGAATATCGTAACGGCAATCAACAAGGTGTGCCCGGCAATGGTCGATGTGGCTAGTGGCGTCGAGACGGCGGGCAATAAAGACCGTGAAAAAATCAATCTGATGGTCCAACGGGCGCACCAAACGGGCGTGTCAACACCATTATTAACAGAAATTAGGAGGAATTAG
- the trpB gene encoding tryptophan synthase subunit beta, producing the protein MIKNQSQAGRYGDFGGQYVPETLMTELQRLDRAFQHYRQDAQFQEELTDLLNNYANRPSLLYHAQRLSDQLGGAQIYFKREDLNHTGAHKINNVLGQALLAKKMGKKRLIAETGAGQHGVATATIAALFGMECDVFMGKKDTDRQALNVYRMQLLGAKVHPVTTGSMVLKDAINAALQEWTRRCDDTAYIMGSATGPHPFPMMVHEFQSVISVEARQQILDQTGHLPDAVVACVGGGSNAIGSFAAFLDDTSVELIGCEAAGKGVQTPLTAATIERGRTGIFHGMKSLFLQDKAGQIAPVYSISAGLDYPGVGPEHAYLAASGRAQYVGITDDQAVQAFELIAKVEGVICAIESAHAVAYVQQLAPTMRRDQTIICTLSGRGDKDVAAIAKYRGVTIDD; encoded by the coding sequence ATGATTAAAAATCAATCACAGGCGGGGCGTTACGGCGACTTTGGTGGTCAGTACGTTCCAGAAACATTAATGACCGAGCTACAGCGGTTGGATCGCGCCTTTCAACATTACCGACAGGACGCGCAGTTTCAAGAAGAGTTGACTGACTTGTTGAATAACTATGCGAACCGGCCATCGTTGTTGTACCATGCACAACGATTATCAGATCAATTAGGTGGTGCTCAGATTTATTTTAAACGTGAGGACTTGAACCATACGGGTGCGCACAAGATTAACAATGTCTTGGGGCAGGCACTGTTGGCAAAGAAGATGGGCAAAAAGCGATTGATTGCTGAAACTGGGGCTGGACAGCACGGGGTCGCAACTGCAACTATTGCTGCTTTGTTCGGGATGGAATGCGACGTCTTTATGGGTAAGAAAGACACGGATCGTCAAGCATTGAATGTTTACCGGATGCAACTATTAGGGGCCAAGGTCCACCCGGTCACGACTGGTTCAATGGTGCTAAAGGATGCGATCAATGCGGCCTTACAAGAGTGGACGCGGCGCTGTGATGATACAGCTTATATCATGGGCTCTGCAACGGGACCACACCCATTTCCAATGATGGTACATGAATTTCAAAGTGTCATCAGTGTAGAAGCCCGACAGCAGATCCTGGACCAAACAGGTCATTTGCCGGATGCCGTCGTGGCTTGTGTTGGGGGCGGCAGTAACGCCATTGGAAGTTTTGCGGCTTTTCTTGATGATACGTCAGTTGAGCTGATTGGCTGTGAGGCAGCGGGTAAGGGTGTTCAAACGCCGTTGACGGCTGCGACGATTGAACGTGGTCGGACTGGTATCTTCCATGGCATGAAGTCACTCTTTTTACAAGATAAAGCCGGACAAATTGCCCCGGTCTATTCAATCTCGGCTGGGCTGGATTACCCGGGCGTCGGACCGGAACATGCCTACCTGGCTGCGAGTGGCCGGGCGCAATATGTGGGGATCACCGATGACCAAGCAGTACAAGCATTTGAACTGATTGCTAAGGTCGAAGGGGTGATCTGTGCGATTGAGAGTGCCCATGCAGTCGCCTACGTACAACAATTAGCACCAACGATGCGACGTGACCAAACTATTATTTGTACGTTATCCGGTCGTGGAGATAAAGATGTGGCGGCAATTGCAAAGTATCGAGGGGTGACAATTGATGACTGA
- the trpA gene encoding tryptophan synthase subunit alpha, with amino-acid sequence MTDLTTIFKNHKAFIAFVVAGDPNFEATVDQVVALAEAGCDLVEIGIPFSDPVADGPEIQAADLRAFDQHITPQRVFELVVAIREKTTIPLVFLTYANIVYQFGYAAFAQQCQSLNVAGLIIPDMPLEASGELRPTLDHYGIALIPLIAPTSDDARIAAIAQQARGFIYVVSSLGVTGTRRHITTDLATLVAKIRHATTLPVAIGFGIHEPAQAQAMAQIADGVIVGSAVVHLIATHQPATAVLRDYTRRMRRALDGRTADTVD; translated from the coding sequence ATGACTGATTTAACAACAATTTTTAAAAATCATAAGGCGTTTATTGCTTTTGTAGTGGCCGGTGATCCTAATTTTGAAGCGACAGTTGACCAAGTTGTTGCGTTAGCAGAAGCGGGTTGTGATCTCGTTGAGATTGGCATTCCGTTCTCAGACCCTGTGGCTGATGGTCCCGAAATTCAGGCCGCTGATCTCCGTGCGTTTGACCAACACATCACACCCCAACGCGTTTTTGAATTGGTGGTGGCAATTCGAGAGAAGACAACTATTCCACTCGTGTTTTTAACCTATGCGAACATTGTTTATCAGTTTGGTTATGCTGCCTTTGCCCAGCAGTGTCAAAGTTTGAATGTCGCAGGCTTGATTATTCCCGACATGCCACTAGAAGCCTCTGGTGAACTTCGACCAACCTTAGACCACTATGGTATTGCTTTGATTCCATTGATTGCGCCAACGAGTGATGATGCACGCATCGCAGCGATTGCCCAGCAGGCGCGGGGCTTCATTTATGTCGTATCATCACTAGGTGTCACGGGGACCCGGCGACACATCACGACTGATTTAGCAACACTGGTGGCGAAGATTCGCCATGCGACTACGTTACCTGTCGCAATTGGTTTTGGTATCCATGAGCCAGCTCAGGCCCAGGCCATGGCACAAATTGCGGACGGGGTCATCGTTGGTAGTGCAGTCGTGCATTTGATTGCGACGCACCAACCAGCGACAGCAGTCTTAAGGGACTATACGCGACGGATGCGGCGCGCATTGGATGGTCGCACGGCTGATACAGTTGACTGA
- a CDS encoding cysteine hydrolase family protein, with the protein MADVLIIIDMQVGVCRGSQPVTNLATVIAGIQQRITSYRAQNKPIVFVQHHDADLVTGSADWQMIPELPIEATDIVVQKTHANAFYHTDLQAQLTVIGCQTLEICGAQVEFCVDTTVKMAHGLGYHLEMVRGLTTTTANSMMSAQQTIDFYQDRIWNHRFLTLVTASGRIDDLLEKTGD; encoded by the coding sequence ATGGCGGATGTACTGATTATTATTGATATGCAAGTTGGTGTCTGTCGCGGGTCCCAACCGGTTACCAATTTGGCAACCGTGATTGCGGGTATTCAACAACGCATTACGAGTTATCGGGCTCAAAATAAGCCAATCGTGTTTGTGCAACATCACGATGCTGACTTAGTCACTGGTTCTGCCGATTGGCAGATGATACCAGAGTTGCCAATTGAAGCAACCGATATTGTGGTCCAGAAAACGCACGCCAACGCTTTTTATCACACGGATTTACAAGCCCAATTGACGGTGATTGGATGTCAAACACTTGAAATCTGTGGTGCGCAAGTCGAGTTTTGTGTGGATACGACGGTTAAAATGGCTCATGGGTTAGGCTACCACCTCGAAATGGTTCGGGGGCTGACGACAACGACGGCCAATTCCATGATGAGTGCGCAACAAACGATTGATTTTTATCAAGATCGGATTTGGAACCACCGTTTCTTGACGTTGGTAACAGCATCGGGCCGTATTGACGATTTGTTAGAAAAGACGGGTGATTAG
- a CDS encoding alcohol dehydrogenase catalytic domain-containing protein, which translates to MKALFFNDFGDASVLQYGEVADPIVTANTVLVKTTYIGLNFADIYRRRGTYHLEKHQPYIDGYEGVGTVVAVGKQVANFKRGDRVLFVDVPFANASLVAVPADQAIKVPRAINDQQVASIGLQGMTAEFLVHDLAQNQPHDRVLIHGISGGVGQLLTQLLVANEVAVYGVASTPAKAELAYQAGATTVFMRHDPWDTTHHNFFDTVFDGVGKTLPVSLATTKHRGRVIFYGMAAGNPPVIDPVKLMSESKSLMTGDLWDYLDSAAARQCRANQLFDDVLTHRVTIRPATVYSLAEGAAAHRALETGQVAGKILLRP; encoded by the coding sequence TTGAAAGCATTATTTTTTAATGATTTTGGCGATGCGTCGGTCCTACAGTACGGTGAGGTGGCGGACCCAATCGTTACTGCAAATACTGTATTGGTTAAAACAACGTATATCGGGCTCAACTTTGCCGACATTTATCGTCGTCGTGGTACCTATCATTTGGAAAAGCATCAACCGTACATTGATGGTTATGAAGGCGTGGGAACGGTTGTGGCAGTTGGTAAGCAAGTGGCGAATTTTAAACGCGGTGATCGGGTGTTATTCGTTGACGTGCCGTTTGCCAACGCTAGCCTTGTCGCGGTTCCAGCTGATCAGGCGATTAAAGTACCACGGGCAATCAATGATCAGCAGGTCGCTAGCATTGGATTGCAGGGCATGACTGCGGAGTTCTTAGTCCATGACTTGGCACAAAACCAACCGCACGATCGAGTCTTGATTCATGGCATCAGCGGTGGTGTTGGGCAGCTATTAACGCAACTGCTCGTGGCCAATGAGGTGGCTGTTTATGGTGTGGCGTCAACACCGGCGAAAGCTGAATTGGCCTATCAAGCTGGCGCAACCACCGTTTTTATGCGCCATGATCCTTGGGACACGACCCATCATAATTTTTTTGATACGGTATTTGATGGGGTCGGTAAGACACTACCAGTTAGTCTGGCGACTACCAAGCACCGTGGGCGGGTCATTTTTTATGGCATGGCAGCTGGCAATCCACCAGTAATTGATCCAGTCAAGCTAATGTCCGAATCCAAGAGTTTGATGACTGGTGATTTATGGGATTATTTGGACAGCGCGGCTGCTCGTCAGTGCCGTGCCAATCAATTGTTTGATGATGTGCTCACGCATCGCGTGACGATACGACCAGCGACAGTCTATTCATTAGCAGAAGGAGCCGCTGCGCACCGGGCCCTTGAGACCGGGCAAGTTGCTGGCAAGATTTTATTGCGCCCATGA
- a CDS encoding GNAT family N-acetyltransferase: MIQLVRYSTTRGALKQIQQYQLVNVMYTATPQQVIRACKSDLERTAVMIMNGNQLVGFFCLHVGQGPLSYGETEVNTILLRALSVDDRFKHQRVASDALAELPRYLASHYPMIQTILLAVNHANHVAQHLYLTHGFTDTHRRIDGRLGRQFIYERPVHCPMDLNFD, translated from the coding sequence ATGATTCAATTAGTACGTTATTCGACGACACGGGGAGCACTGAAGCAAATACAACAGTATCAACTGGTTAATGTGATGTACACGGCGACGCCACAACAAGTTATTCGTGCTTGCAAATCTGATTTAGAACGAACGGCCGTTATGATTATGAATGGCAACCAATTAGTGGGCTTTTTCTGTTTGCATGTTGGTCAAGGACCGCTCAGTTACGGTGAAACGGAAGTGAATACGATTTTGTTGCGAGCTTTATCTGTTGATGATCGCTTTAAGCATCAGCGGGTTGCGTCTGACGCGCTTGCCGAATTACCACGTTATCTTGCCAGTCATTATCCGATGATTCAAACAATATTATTAGCGGTCAATCATGCCAATCATGTGGCGCAACATTTATACCTGACCCATGGTTTCACTGATACGCATCGCCGCATAGATGGTCGATTGGGGCGTCAATTTATTTATGAACGCCCAGTCCATTGTCCCATGGATTTAAATTTTGATTGA
- a CDS encoding amidohydrolase, which translates to MMTTTLAAWMTTLRHQLHAHPELALQEVATTALIKQTLTELNIRLVDYPGETGVVAEIGHGAPIIALRADIDALPIQEDNELSFRSTIPGRMHACGHDFHTAALLGGARLLKVHEVDLNGTVRLIFQPAEEGHRGAKMMIDNGVLAGVRAIAGFHNMPNLPVGTLAMKSGPLMASNDNFDVTILGQGAHAAMPEASHDPIVTLGELISNLQTIRSRNIAPDAALVLTIAAVQAGTTFNVIPNTANLRGTIRTFNTANRDLAKVRFYDIVRATAKMNQQTATIDWDRGPSCVNNNAALTAVLSRVLKDDFDIVPAQLCNADDDFALYQECIPGFYGFLGSGGNGTLHQSNYRCDDAGLTYGARFHELAATALLKWVRA; encoded by the coding sequence ATGATGACAACAACTTTAGCAGCTTGGATGACAACCTTGCGCCATCAATTACACGCACACCCAGAGTTAGCACTGCAGGAAGTCGCGACGACCGCTTTAATTAAGCAAACATTGACTGAGTTGAACATTCGGTTGGTAGACTATCCGGGAGAAACTGGGGTGGTGGCCGAGATTGGGCATGGTGCGCCAATCATCGCGTTGCGCGCGGATATTGATGCACTCCCAATCCAAGAAGACAATGAGTTATCCTTTAGATCAACGATTCCTGGTCGGATGCATGCTTGTGGGCATGATTTTCACACGGCCGCCTTATTAGGGGGAGCGCGATTATTGAAAGTGCATGAGGTAGATCTCAATGGTACGGTGCGACTGATCTTTCAGCCTGCGGAGGAAGGACACCGCGGTGCCAAAATGATGATTGATAATGGTGTTCTAGCAGGTGTTCGTGCGATTGCGGGATTCCATAATATGCCGAATTTACCAGTCGGCACTTTAGCGATGAAGTCTGGACCACTCATGGCTAGTAATGATAATTTTGACGTCACAATTTTGGGCCAGGGCGCCCATGCAGCGATGCCCGAAGCAAGTCATGATCCCATCGTGACGCTTGGTGAATTGATCAGTAATTTACAGACCATTCGTAGCCGAAATATTGCGCCAGACGCAGCACTGGTGCTAACGATTGCTGCCGTCCAAGCGGGAACGACTTTTAACGTGATTCCAAATACGGCGAATTTACGAGGCACGATTCGGACCTTCAACACGGCTAACCGGGATCTAGCTAAAGTACGTTTTTACGATATTGTGCGTGCAACTGCCAAGATGAATCAGCAAACCGCTACAATTGATTGGGACCGAGGACCAAGCTGTGTCAACAATAACGCGGCACTTACCGCTGTACTATCACGTGTTCTGAAAGATGATTTTGATATTGTGCCTGCCCAGCTATGCAATGCCGACGATGATTTTGCGTTATATCAAGAATGTATTCCAGGATTCTATGGATTCTTAGGTTCAGGCGGCAATGGGACCTTACATCAATCAAATTACCGCTGTGATGACGCAGGCCTAACCTATGGCGCTCGCTTCCATGAATTGGCAGCTACGGCACTATTAAAGTGGGTTCGAGCTTGA
- a CDS encoding zinc-binding dehydrogenase, translating into MKSTIFEKAGLVSVQEVDKPTLQSDDDVIVRIVRTCVCGSDLWSYAHGDDKAAHSINEGHEAIGIVEAIGSAITTVKPGDFVITPFTHGCGECAACLAGFDGTCDRHLGHTNWSNGFQAEYIRFTYGNWALVKIPGQPSDYTEGMLKSLLTLADVMPTGYHAARCANVQKGDKVVVIGDGAVGQCAVIAAKLRGAAQIVLMSRHEDRQQMALASGATAVVAERGDEGIAKVREILGGGADAALECVGTEAAIDQALGVLHNGGRVGYVGVPHYNNRPLGSTFAQNIVVAGGSASVTTYDKQFLLKAVLDGNINPGRVFTQTYPLADINQAYQDMQNRKTIKAMITID; encoded by the coding sequence ATGAAATCAACAATTTTCGAAAAAGCTGGACTAGTATCTGTTCAGGAAGTTGACAAACCAACATTACAATCTGATGATGATGTCATTGTGCGTATCGTGCGGACTTGTGTTTGTGGTTCCGATTTGTGGTCATATGCGCATGGTGATGACAAGGCTGCCCATTCGATCAACGAAGGACATGAAGCTATCGGAATCGTTGAGGCAATTGGCTCGGCCATTACGACGGTCAAGCCAGGCGACTTTGTCATCACCCCATTTACCCATGGCTGTGGTGAGTGCGCGGCTTGTTTGGCTGGTTTCGATGGTACTTGTGATCGGCATCTGGGCCACACAAATTGGTCTAATGGCTTTCAAGCAGAATACATTCGCTTCACTTATGGTAATTGGGCGTTAGTTAAGATTCCTGGTCAACCTAGTGACTATACGGAAGGGATGCTCAAGTCATTGTTGACGCTGGCAGACGTGATGCCGACTGGTTATCATGCGGCACGGTGTGCAAACGTTCAAAAGGGCGATAAAGTCGTGGTTATTGGTGACGGTGCCGTTGGGCAATGTGCTGTGATTGCAGCTAAGTTGCGGGGTGCCGCGCAAATCGTCTTGATGAGTCGCCACGAAGATCGGCAGCAAATGGCACTGGCATCTGGCGCGACCGCGGTTGTCGCTGAACGTGGTGACGAAGGCATTGCGAAGGTACGTGAAATCCTTGGTGGCGGCGCGGATGCGGCGTTGGAATGTGTCGGCACCGAAGCGGCCATTGACCAAGCTTTAGGTGTTTTGCATAATGGGGGTCGCGTAGGCTATGTGGGTGTACCACATTATAATAACCGGCCACTTGGGTCAACCTTTGCTCAAAATATTGTGGTTGCTGGTGGTTCCGCCTCCGTTACGACTTATGACAAACAGTTCTTACTCAAAGCAGTTTTGGACGGTAATATTAATCCGGGCCGGGTATTTACGCAAACGTATCCATTAGCCGACATTAATCAGGCTTATCAAGACATGCAAAATCGAAAGACAATTAAGGCTATGATTACCATTGATTAA
- a CDS encoding DUF1648 domain-containing protein — protein sequence MRVFTWIVRTIVAGAVLMCVIMIGLAPQTVVTHFNSAGLADSFGSRCWLVMLPLLVVVTGEVMIKLARQKRRKLGLLQLPTLTGFEGQCLGVMVGFSVLLWVILQSEVQGRLVSGGIGGW from the coding sequence ATGCGAGTCTTTACTTGGATCGTGCGAACAATTGTGGCTGGTGCCGTTTTGATGTGTGTCATTATGATTGGTTTGGCACCGCAAACAGTTGTTACACATTTTAATAGTGCCGGCTTGGCTGATTCATTCGGCAGCCGTTGCTGGCTAGTGATGTTACCACTATTAGTTGTGGTCACGGGTGAAGTCATGATTAAGTTAGCCCGTCAAAAACGGCGCAAGCTCGGACTCTTGCAACTGCCGACGCTAACAGGCTTTGAAGGGCAGTGTTTAGGTGTCATGGTGGGTTTCAGCGTCCTGTTGTGGGTTATATTGCAATCGGAAGTGCAGGGCCGGCTAGTTAGCGGGGGCATTGGCGGATGGTGA
- a CDS encoding oxidoreductase: MAVILITGASSGIGFQTAKDLAQQGHVVYGAARRLNKLEALAPYGVKPLSLDITNEQSLSQAVATLIASEGRIDVLINNAGYGSYGAVEDVSIDEARQQFEVNLFGMARLTQLVLPYMRAQREGRIINTSSMGGRLVSYMGAWYHATKYAVEAFSDALRMETKDFGIKVAIIEPGGIKTNWGFIAADHLEASARHSAYQTQATNAAAGMRRQYSSRMMSDPKIISKAISKAVNQKRPRVRYLIGFGAKPLVLAKAILPTRVFDFIMMHAS, translated from the coding sequence ATGGCAGTTATTTTAATTACGGGTGCAAGCAGCGGTATTGGGTTTCAGACAGCGAAAGACTTAGCACAGCAAGGTCACGTTGTTTACGGTGCGGCGCGGCGGTTGAATAAACTTGAAGCACTAGCCCCATACGGCGTTAAGCCCTTGTCACTAGATATAACCAATGAGCAGTCGCTTAGTCAGGCCGTAGCAACTTTAATTGCCAGTGAAGGACGCATTGATGTTTTGATCAACAATGCGGGGTATGGCTCATATGGCGCTGTGGAGGATGTTTCCATTGATGAAGCCAGGCAACAGTTCGAGGTTAATTTATTTGGGATGGCTCGGCTGACACAATTAGTTTTACCGTATATGCGCGCGCAACGTGAAGGACGCATTATCAATACCTCTTCCATGGGTGGACGGTTGGTGAGTTATATGGGCGCATGGTATCACGCAACCAAGTACGCTGTCGAAGCGTTTAGTGACGCATTACGAATGGAGACTAAAGACTTTGGCATTAAAGTTGCAATTATTGAACCTGGTGGGATTAAAACCAACTGGGGATTCATTGCTGCGGATCATTTAGAAGCCTCAGCACGTCACAGTGCATATCAAACACAAGCGACCAATGCTGCCGCGGGTATGCGCCGACAATACTCGTCGCGAATGATGTCTGATCCAAAAATTATTTCTAAAGCTATTTCGAAGGCGGTCAATCAGAAACGACCACGGGTGCGTTATTTAATTGGATTTGGGGCTAAACCGCTGGTACTTGCTAAGGCGATTTTACCGACTCGTGTTTTTGATTTTATCATGATGCATGCCAGTTAG
- a CDS encoding helix-turn-helix domain-containing protein, whose product MKIMVSEQFQCFMASLGVDLNSLLEAAGINKVVWQEQLMLSDVEYWQLMNEFDNQLTDEMILSLGNITNINTFMPSFFAALAAKNGEQAIARMATYKSLAGPVHLEIVTKPDIVNIHILGNSLGVELPRFTIMTEQLLLISLLRVGTGKLIKPISVGSKYPYGDQIDAVMGIRPQQLADNCIQFQVTDLQRAFISANNSMWAFLQPGLDQQKLAIEHNQSLLATVQALLLKKIPSGSFSIDEIATSLNLSKRTLQRHLSTLSTTFNDEVQIARRTLVVPLMKDQSLNLIEISYLLGYSDPESFSRAFKKWFHQSPSVYRQQSLGMFKN is encoded by the coding sequence GTGAAGATTATGGTTTCTGAACAGTTTCAGTGTTTTATGGCAAGCCTTGGCGTTGATTTAAATAGCCTGCTTGAAGCTGCCGGTATTAATAAAGTGGTTTGGCAAGAACAATTAATGCTTTCTGATGTGGAGTATTGGCAGTTAATGAACGAATTCGACAACCAATTGACGGATGAAATGATTCTTAGTTTAGGGAATATTACTAACATTAATACGTTTATGCCGTCCTTTTTTGCAGCATTAGCTGCTAAAAATGGTGAACAAGCGATTGCACGCATGGCAACCTATAAATCATTGGCAGGTCCGGTTCATTTAGAGATAGTGACCAAGCCAGATATTGTCAATATTCATATTTTGGGAAATAGTCTTGGCGTCGAGTTGCCGCGTTTCACGATTATGACGGAACAATTGTTGTTAATCAGCTTGTTACGAGTAGGTACGGGAAAACTCATCAAGCCAATTTCAGTTGGTAGTAAGTATCCGTATGGTGATCAGATTGATGCCGTGATGGGCATTCGACCTCAACAATTGGCTGATAATTGCATTCAGTTTCAAGTCACGGACTTACAGCGGGCGTTTATTTCGGCCAATAATTCAATGTGGGCATTTTTGCAACCAGGGTTAGACCAACAAAAACTGGCTATTGAACACAACCAATCATTGCTCGCGACTGTTCAAGCACTATTGTTGAAGAAAATTCCTAGTGGTTCCTTCTCAATTGACGAGATTGCAACAAGTTTGAATCTCAGTAAACGAACCTTGCAGCGTCATCTTAGTACTTTAAGCACCACATTTAATGATGAAGTCCAAATTGCGCGTCGAACCCTAGTGGTACCCTTGATGAAAGATCAATCGCTAAACTTGATTGAAATCAGCTATTTGTTAGGGTATTCAGACCCAGAGTCTTTTTCGAGAGCTTTTAAAAAATGGTTTCATCAGAGTCCATCCGTTTACCGCCAACAATCTCTGGGGATGTTCAAAAATTAA